The following coding sequences lie in one Cupriavidus sp. WKF15 genomic window:
- a CDS encoding DUF1289 domain-containing protein, protein MQPVPSPCRNVCRMDAASGYCEGCLRTIDEIAGWSARTEDDKRRIWAQLPQRAAWLAG, encoded by the coding sequence ATGCAGCCGGTGCCTTCGCCATGCCGCAACGTGTGCCGCATGGACGCGGCCAGCGGCTATTGCGAAGGCTGCCTGCGCACCATCGACGAGATTGCCGGCTGGTCGGCCAGGACTGAGGACGACAAGCGCCGCATCTGGGCGCAGTTGCCTCAGCGCGCCGCCTGGCTGGCCGGATAG
- a CDS encoding hydroxymethylglutaryl-CoA lyase, translating to MNLPNYVKIVEVGPRDGLQNEKAMVPTDVKVALINQLTEAGFVNIEAASFVSPKWVPQMADGADVMARIQRRPGTLYSVLTPNMKGLEGAVAAGADEVVIFGAASEAFSQKNINCSIAESIARFEPVAAAAKDKNIRLRGSISCALGCPYQGEVPVSAVVDVVRRMRALGCDEIDIADTIGVGTPGKVQEVMRAVSAEFALDRLSGHFHDTYGQALSNILASMEVGISIFHASVAGLGGCPYAKGATGNVATEDVLYMLHGLGIHTGIDLEAVVRAGDYISQAIGRANSSRVGRALLTKWAAASDAAPMCA from the coding sequence ATGAACCTGCCCAACTACGTGAAGATCGTCGAGGTCGGGCCGCGCGACGGCCTGCAGAACGAAAAAGCCATGGTGCCGACCGACGTCAAGGTGGCATTGATCAACCAGCTGACCGAGGCCGGTTTCGTCAATATCGAGGCCGCGTCCTTTGTCTCGCCCAAGTGGGTGCCGCAGATGGCCGACGGCGCTGACGTGATGGCGCGTATCCAGCGCCGTCCCGGCACGCTGTATTCGGTGCTTACGCCCAATATGAAGGGCCTGGAGGGCGCGGTGGCGGCGGGGGCCGACGAGGTAGTGATCTTCGGCGCCGCCAGCGAGGCGTTCTCGCAGAAGAACATCAATTGCTCGATCGCTGAATCGATCGCGCGCTTCGAGCCCGTGGCCGCCGCCGCGAAGGACAAGAATATCCGGCTGCGCGGCAGCATCTCGTGCGCGCTCGGCTGCCCGTACCAGGGCGAGGTGCCGGTGAGCGCCGTGGTGGACGTGGTGCGCCGCATGCGCGCACTGGGCTGCGACGAGATCGATATTGCCGACACCATCGGCGTGGGCACGCCCGGCAAGGTGCAGGAGGTGATGCGCGCGGTCTCGGCGGAGTTTGCGCTCGACCGCCTGTCGGGGCATTTCCACGACACCTACGGCCAGGCGCTGTCGAACATCCTGGCCAGCATGGAAGTGGGCATCTCGATCTTCCATGCATCGGTGGCCGGCCTGGGCGGCTGCCCGTACGCCAAGGGCGCGACCGGCAACGTGGCCACCGAGGACGTGCTGTACATGCTGCACGGGCTGGGCATCCATACCGGCATCGACCTGGAGGCCGTGGTGCGGGCGGGCGACTATATCTCGCAGGCGATCGGCCGCGCCAACAGCTCGCGCGTGGGCCGCGCGCTGCTGACCAAGTGGGCCGCTGCCAGCGACGCCGCTCCCATGTGCGCGTGA
- a CDS encoding YbaK/EbsC family protein has translation MSQSADQDAVLPESAQRVAGLLAELGHDRPVVMLPATGKTSAEAAAGLGCSVAEIAKSIIFRRVEDDVPVLVIASGSNRVDEAKVAARVGALGKADAKFVREKTGYAIGGVCPIGHAVAPVMLLDQDLFRYDSLWAAAGHPHAVFNLTPQQLQRMTGAEVADVALGAAA, from the coding sequence ATGAGCCAGTCCGCTGACCAGGACGCCGTATTGCCGGAATCCGCACAGCGTGTCGCCGGCCTGCTGGCCGAACTCGGGCATGATCGCCCGGTGGTAATGCTGCCGGCCACCGGCAAGACATCTGCCGAGGCCGCCGCAGGCCTGGGCTGCAGCGTGGCGGAAATCGCCAAGTCGATCATCTTCCGGCGCGTCGAGGACGATGTGCCGGTGCTGGTGATCGCCAGTGGCAGCAATCGTGTCGATGAAGCCAAGGTGGCGGCGCGCGTTGGCGCGCTGGGCAAGGCCGACGCGAAGTTCGTGCGCGAGAAGACGGGCTATGCCATTGGCGGCGTCTGCCCGATCGGCCATGCGGTGGCGCCGGTCATGCTGCTCGACCAGGACCTGTTCCGCTATGACAGCCTGTGGGCCGCGGCCGGGCATCCGCACGCGGTGTTCAACCTGACGCCGCAGCAGCTGCAGCGGATGACCGGAGCGGAAGTGGCGGATGTCGCCCTGGGGGCGGCGGCATGA
- a CDS encoding acetyl/propionyl/methylcrotonyl-CoA carboxylase subunit alpha, whose translation MFSKILIANRGEIACRVAATCRRLGIRTVAVYSDADADARHVAFCDEAVHIGGAAARDSYLRADHIIEMAKETGAQAIHPGYGFLSENEAFAEACAAAGLVFIGPPASAIHAMGSKSAAKQLMEKASVPLVPGYHGEDQNPGLLRSEADRIGYPVLLKASAGGGGKGMRVVESGDAFDAALASVKREASASFGDDKVLVEKYLTRPRHIEIQVFADTHGNCVYLFERDCSVQRRHQKVLEEAPAPGMTGERRRAMGEAAVAAAKAVGYVGAGTVEFIANQDGSFYFMEMNTRLQVEHPVTEMITGQDLVEWQLRVAAGEPLPLKQEQLRIDGHALEARIYAENPDKQFLPSTGTLRFLRTPPAVQFMRGGDAHGPAGVRIDAGVREGDTISPYYDPMIAKLIVWGKDRDEALARMRQALAAYHVVGLSTNVAFLQRLVKSEAFRTADLDTGLIERNEATLFPAPAPVGMEIIALATAALLDRETRERRIDAADQHSPWTHGGAWRLNSGATRTLRFAYGSHTLDVMLTMNERGSTLIYADQAAPFRASCQADDVRVDLGTRRAHGQVHVEGDDFHIFNAGRHAVLGWLDPLAHAGETEGEGGKLTAPMPGKVIAVMVEPGSTVTRGTPLLVMEAMKMEHTISAPADGVVSEILYSVGEQVAEGAQLLAFASGEA comes from the coding sequence ATGTTCAGCAAGATCCTGATCGCCAACCGCGGCGAAATCGCCTGCCGCGTCGCCGCCACCTGCCGCCGGCTGGGCATCCGCACGGTCGCGGTGTACTCGGACGCCGACGCCGATGCGCGCCACGTCGCCTTCTGCGACGAAGCCGTCCATATCGGCGGCGCCGCCGCGCGCGACAGCTACCTGCGCGCCGACCACATCATCGAGATGGCCAAGGAGACCGGGGCGCAGGCGATCCACCCCGGCTACGGCTTCCTCTCCGAGAACGAGGCCTTTGCCGAGGCCTGCGCCGCGGCGGGACTGGTCTTTATCGGCCCGCCGGCCTCGGCTATCCATGCAATGGGCAGCAAGAGCGCGGCCAAGCAGCTGATGGAAAAGGCCTCGGTGCCGCTGGTGCCCGGTTACCACGGCGAAGACCAGAATCCGGGCCTGCTGCGCAGCGAGGCCGACCGCATCGGCTACCCGGTGCTGCTCAAGGCCAGCGCCGGCGGTGGCGGCAAGGGCATGCGCGTGGTGGAATCGGGCGATGCCTTTGACGCGGCGCTGGCCTCGGTCAAGCGCGAGGCGTCGGCCAGCTTCGGCGACGACAAGGTGCTCGTCGAAAAGTACCTGACCCGGCCACGCCACATCGAAATCCAGGTATTCGCCGATACCCATGGCAACTGCGTCTACCTGTTCGAGCGCGACTGCTCGGTGCAGCGCCGCCACCAGAAGGTGCTGGAAGAAGCGCCCGCGCCGGGCATGACCGGGGAGCGCCGCCGTGCGATGGGCGAGGCCGCGGTGGCTGCGGCCAAGGCCGTGGGCTATGTCGGCGCCGGCACGGTCGAGTTCATCGCCAACCAGGACGGCTCGTTCTATTTCATGGAGATGAACACGCGCCTGCAGGTCGAGCATCCGGTCACCGAGATGATCACCGGGCAGGACCTGGTCGAATGGCAACTGCGCGTGGCGGCCGGCGAGCCGCTGCCACTGAAGCAGGAACAACTGCGCATCGATGGCCACGCGCTCGAAGCGCGCATCTACGCCGAGAACCCCGACAAGCAGTTCCTGCCGTCCACCGGCACGCTGCGCTTCCTGCGCACGCCGCCGGCGGTGCAGTTCATGCGCGGCGGCGATGCCCACGGCCCTGCCGGCGTGCGCATCGACGCCGGCGTGCGCGAGGGCGACACCATCAGCCCGTACTACGATCCGATGATCGCCAAGCTGATCGTGTGGGGCAAGGACCGCGACGAGGCGCTCGCGCGCATGCGCCAGGCGCTGGCGGCATACCACGTGGTGGGCTTGTCCACCAACGTGGCATTCCTGCAGCGGCTGGTGAAATCCGAGGCGTTCCGCACGGCCGATCTCGACACGGGGCTGATCGAACGCAACGAGGCCACGCTGTTCCCGGCGCCCGCGCCGGTCGGCATGGAGATCATCGCGCTGGCGACCGCCGCGCTGCTCGACCGCGAAACGCGCGAGCGCCGCATCGACGCGGCAGACCAGCACTCGCCGTGGACGCATGGCGGCGCGTGGCGGCTCAATAGCGGCGCCACGCGCACGCTGCGCTTCGCTTACGGCAGCCACACGCTGGACGTGATGCTGACCATGAACGAAAGGGGCAGCACGCTGATCTATGCCGACCAGGCGGCGCCGTTCCGGGCATCGTGCCAGGCCGACGATGTCCGCGTGGACCTTGGCACGCGTCGCGCACATGGCCAGGTCCATGTGGAGGGCGATGATTTCCACATCTTCAACGCAGGACGCCACGCGGTGCTCGGCTGGCTCGACCCGCTCGCGCACGCGGGCGAGACCGAGGGCGAGGGCGGCAAGCTGACCGCGCCGATGCCGGGCAAGGTCATTGCCGTCATGGTCGAACCCGGTAGCACGGTCACGCGCGGCACGCCGCTGCTGGTGATGGAAGCAATGAAGATGGAGCACACCATCAGCGCGCCCGCCGACGGGGTCGTCAGCGAGATCCTGTACAGCGTGGGTGAGCAGGTGGCGGAAGGGGCGCAGTTGCTGGCGTTTGCAAGCGGGGAAGCCTGA
- the bioB gene encoding biotin synthase BioB, which translates to MTQATQTVATISAESLRQTARSHALPEDARWRVDDVAALFALPFNDLLFRAQQVHRENFDANTVQLSTLLSIKTGGCEEDCGYCPQSAHHDAGVKAEKLMALDEVLEAARAAKANGATRFCMGAAWRSPKDRHLEPVMDMVREVKAMGLETCVTLGMLKAEQAQALKDAGLDYYNHNLDTSPEFYGKIITTRTYQDRLDTIGHVRDAGINVCCGGIVGMGESREARAGLIAQLANMDPYPESVPINNLVQVEGTPLAGTEALDPFEFVRTIAVARITMPGAMVRLSAGREAMEEALQALCFMAGANSIFYGDKLLTTGNPQADRDRALLARLDIRAEGYAG; encoded by the coding sequence ATGACCCAAGCCACTCAAACCGTCGCCACCATTTCCGCAGAATCGCTGCGCCAGACCGCACGCAGCCACGCGCTGCCCGAAGACGCCCGCTGGCGCGTCGACGACGTCGCCGCGCTGTTCGCGCTGCCGTTCAACGACCTGCTGTTCCGCGCGCAGCAGGTGCACCGCGAGAACTTCGACGCCAACACCGTGCAACTGTCCACGCTGCTGTCGATCAAGACCGGCGGCTGCGAAGAGGATTGCGGCTACTGCCCGCAGAGCGCGCACCATGACGCCGGCGTCAAGGCCGAGAAGCTGATGGCGCTCGATGAAGTGCTGGAAGCCGCCCGCGCCGCCAAGGCCAACGGCGCCACGCGCTTCTGCATGGGCGCCGCCTGGCGCAGCCCGAAGGACCGCCACCTCGAGCCGGTGATGGACATGGTGCGCGAGGTCAAGGCCATGGGCCTGGAGACCTGCGTCACGCTGGGCATGCTGAAGGCCGAGCAGGCGCAGGCGCTCAAGGACGCCGGCCTGGACTACTACAACCATAACCTCGATACGTCGCCGGAGTTCTACGGCAAGATCATCACCACGCGCACCTATCAGGACCGGCTCGATACCATCGGCCATGTGCGCGATGCCGGCATCAACGTCTGCTGCGGCGGCATCGTCGGCATGGGCGAATCGCGCGAGGCGCGTGCCGGGCTGATCGCGCAGCTCGCCAACATGGATCCGTACCCGGAGTCGGTGCCCATCAACAACCTGGTGCAGGTGGAAGGCACGCCGCTGGCCGGCACCGAGGCGCTTGACCCGTTCGAGTTTGTCCGCACCATTGCCGTGGCGCGCATTACCATGCCGGGCGCGATGGTGCGCCTGTCCGCGGGGCGCGAGGCGATGGAAGAAGCGTTGCAGGCACTGTGCTTCATGGCCGGCGCCAACTCCATCTTCTATGGCGACAAGCTGCTCACCACCGGCAACCCGCAGGCCGACCGTGACCGCGCGCTGCTGGCCCGCCTGGACATCCGCGCGGAAGGCTACGCAGGCTGA
- the bioF gene encoding 8-amino-7-oxononanoate synthase — MLLEQLRRAADERQARALTRRRRIAHTACAPHQSVGTVDTPAPQSLLTFCSNDYMGLASHPDVVAALAEGARLYGAGSGASHLVSGHSLAHARLEEELARWFAPYIPQARTLYFCTGYMANMAVLTALGTAGATLFCESLNHASLIDGARLARADVQRYPHCDAAALDALLGASTSPLKLIVTDSVFSMDGNLAPLAELLALAERHDAWIIVDDAHGFGVLGDDGHGVLQALGLNSERFIYIGTLGKAAGVAGAFVAAHETIIEHLVNTARPYIYTTAAPPAVAHALMASLAIIEGEEGRQRRANLNRLIADLRAGLAPLAAAAGWQLGDSATAVQPLIVGDNATSLALSTRLEADGIRVGAIRPPTVPEGTARLRITLSASHTAADVQRLVGVLASVVLPEAKQEAA; from the coding sequence ATGCTGCTTGAACAACTGCGCCGCGCCGCCGATGAACGCCAGGCCCGCGCGCTCACGCGCCGGCGCCGCATCGCGCATACGGCCTGCGCCCCGCACCAGTCCGTCGGAACGGTGGATACGCCCGCTCCGCAGTCCTTGCTGACGTTCTGCAGCAACGACTACATGGGGCTGGCCAGCCATCCCGATGTCGTCGCCGCGCTTGCCGAGGGCGCACGCTTGTACGGCGCCGGCAGTGGCGCCTCGCACCTGGTCAGCGGCCATTCGCTGGCGCACGCACGGCTGGAAGAGGAACTGGCGCGCTGGTTCGCGCCGTACATCCCGCAAGCGCGCACGCTGTACTTCTGCACGGGCTATATGGCCAATATGGCCGTGCTGACGGCACTGGGCACCGCCGGCGCGACGCTGTTCTGCGAATCGCTCAACCATGCCTCGCTGATCGACGGCGCCCGGCTCGCGCGCGCCGACGTGCAGCGCTACCCGCACTGCGATGCCGCCGCGCTGGACGCGCTGCTCGGCGCCAGCACCAGTCCGCTCAAGCTGATCGTGACCGACAGCGTGTTCAGCATGGACGGCAACTTGGCGCCGCTGGCCGAACTGCTCGCGCTGGCCGAACGGCATGACGCGTGGATCATCGTCGACGATGCGCACGGCTTCGGCGTGCTCGGCGACGATGGCCACGGCGTGCTGCAGGCGCTTGGGCTGAACTCGGAGCGCTTCATCTACATCGGCACACTGGGCAAGGCCGCCGGCGTGGCGGGTGCCTTCGTGGCCGCGCACGAGACCATCATCGAACACCTCGTCAATACCGCGCGCCCATACATCTACACCACGGCCGCGCCGCCCGCGGTGGCGCACGCACTGATGGCCAGCCTCGCGATCATCGAGGGCGAGGAGGGCCGGCAGCGCCGCGCCAACCTGAACCGGCTGATCGCTGACCTGCGCGCTGGCCTGGCGCCGCTGGCGGCGGCAGCGGGCTGGCAACTGGGCGACAGTGCGACCGCCGTGCAACCGCTGATCGTCGGCGACAACGCCACCTCGCTCGCGCTGTCGACGCGGCTGGAGGCCGACGGCATCCGCGTCGGCGCGATCCGGCCGCCGACCGTGCCCGAGGGCACCGCGCGGTTGCGCATCACGCTGTCGGCCTCGCATACGGCCGCGGACGTACAGCGGCTGGTCGGCGTGCTGGCCAGCGTCGTGCTGCCCGAAGCGAAGCAGGAGGCCGCATGA
- the bioA gene encoding adenosylmethionine--8-amino-7-oxononanoate transaminase, translated as MEQQSLHAPAGDSLGLRSKRAVWHPCTRLRPDDDATPLAIVRGEGPWLHDADGRRYFDATSSWWVNLFGHANARINAALADQLQTLEHVMLAGCTHAPAVELAERLSALTGGALGHAFYASDGASAVEIALKMSFHYWRNTGLPAKREFVCLANGYHGETVGALGVTDLDVFRDAYDPLIRRAHVVMSPDACQATSEETAAGVATRALAALETLLRERAGQIAALIVEPLVQGAAGMAMYDPSYLEGARALCDRYRVHLIADEIAVGCGRTGTFFAWEQCRDGDQPLPAHAWPDFLCLSKGISGGYLPLSLVLSRPEIQRAFIADELARSFLHSHSYTGNPLACRAALATLDVFAQDDVIAHNRARAQWLADAMAPFASDARLHRMRQRGLIWAIDVRDEVAGEGFAGRFHQAARARELLVRPIGNTLYVMPPYVFDAAQARWLAGQLLATLDDVLGSANASEEVRHAA; from the coding sequence TTGGAACAACAGTCCCTGCATGCCCCGGCCGGCGATTCGCTTGGCCTGCGCAGCAAGCGCGCGGTCTGGCACCCGTGCACGCGGCTGCGCCCTGACGACGACGCCACGCCGCTGGCCATTGTGCGCGGCGAGGGCCCCTGGCTCCACGATGCCGATGGCCGACGCTATTTCGACGCCACCAGCTCATGGTGGGTCAACCTGTTCGGCCACGCCAACGCGAGGATCAATGCCGCGCTGGCCGACCAGCTCCAGACGCTGGAGCACGTCATGCTGGCCGGCTGCACCCATGCGCCGGCGGTGGAACTGGCCGAACGCCTGTCAGCGCTGACCGGCGGCGCGCTCGGCCACGCGTTCTACGCATCGGACGGTGCGTCAGCCGTGGAGATCGCGCTCAAGATGAGCTTCCACTACTGGCGCAACACCGGCCTGCCGGCCAAGCGCGAGTTCGTCTGCCTGGCCAACGGCTACCACGGCGAAACCGTGGGCGCGCTGGGCGTGACCGACCTGGATGTCTTCCGCGATGCCTACGACCCGCTGATCCGCCGCGCGCATGTGGTGATGTCGCCGGACGCGTGCCAGGCCACCTCGGAAGAGACCGCCGCCGGCGTAGCCACGCGTGCACTGGCCGCGCTGGAGACGCTGCTGCGCGAACGCGCGGGCCAGATCGCCGCGCTGATCGTCGAGCCGCTGGTGCAGGGCGCGGCCGGCATGGCCATGTATGACCCGTCCTACCTCGAAGGCGCGCGCGCCTTGTGCGACCGCTACCGTGTGCACCTGATCGCCGACGAGATCGCGGTCGGCTGCGGACGCACCGGCACCTTCTTCGCGTGGGAACAATGCCGCGACGGGGACCAGCCGCTGCCCGCGCATGCGTGGCCGGATTTCCTGTGCCTGTCCAAGGGCATCAGCGGCGGCTACCTGCCGCTGTCGCTGGTGCTGTCGCGCCCCGAAATCCAGCGTGCCTTCATCGCCGACGAACTCGCGCGCAGCTTCCTGCATTCGCATTCCTACACCGGCAACCCGCTGGCCTGCCGCGCCGCGCTGGCCACGCTCGATGTCTTCGCGCAGGACGACGTGATCGCGCACAACCGTGCCCGCGCGCAATGGCTGGCCGACGCGATGGCACCGTTCGCCAGCGATGCGCGCCTGCACCGCATGCGCCAGCGCGGGCTGATCTGGGCCATCGACGTGCGCGACGAGGTGGCCGGCGAAGGCTTCGCCGGGCGCTTCCACCAGGCTGCGCGTGCGCGCGAGCTGCTGGTGCGGCCGATCGGCAACACGCTGTACGTGATGCCGCCCTATGTCTTCGATGCCGCGCAGGCGCGCTGGCTGGCCGGGCAACTGCTCGCCACCCTGGACGATGTGCTCGGTTCCGCCAATGCCAGCGAGGAGGTTCGCCATGCTGCTTGA
- a CDS encoding enoyl-CoA hydratase/isomerase family protein, with the protein MDFTTLTVNVASHIASVTLNRPDVRNAFNETVIAELTGAFRALGDMDEVRAIVLAGNGPAFCAGADLNWMKKMAGYSEDENRADAMTLAQMLHTIWSCPRPVIARIHGDTYAGGVGLAAACDIAVAAEHAHFCLSEARLGLLPATISPYVIRAMGEQASRRYFITAERFDAAEALRLGFVHAVVPAEALDAKIAEIAAALVGNSPNAVRESKRLVQEVSGRIIDNDLLADTADRIAGIRASGEGREGVRAFLEKRVASWRVG; encoded by the coding sequence ATGGACTTCACTACCCTTACCGTCAACGTTGCCAGCCACATCGCCAGCGTCACGCTGAACCGGCCTGATGTGCGCAATGCCTTCAATGAAACCGTCATTGCCGAACTGACCGGCGCCTTCCGCGCGCTCGGCGACATGGACGAGGTGCGCGCCATCGTGCTTGCCGGCAACGGGCCGGCGTTCTGTGCCGGCGCCGACCTGAACTGGATGAAGAAGATGGCCGGCTACTCGGAAGACGAGAACCGCGCCGATGCGATGACGCTCGCGCAGATGCTGCACACCATCTGGTCGTGTCCGCGGCCGGTCATTGCGCGAATCCACGGGGATACGTATGCCGGGGGCGTGGGGCTGGCCGCCGCGTGCGATATCGCGGTGGCGGCCGAGCATGCGCATTTCTGCCTCTCCGAGGCACGGCTTGGCCTGCTGCCCGCGACCATTAGCCCGTATGTGATCCGTGCCATGGGGGAGCAGGCGTCGCGTCGTTACTTCATCACCGCCGAGCGGTTTGACGCGGCTGAAGCGCTGCGGCTGGGGTTTGTGCATGCGGTAGTGCCTGCGGAGGCTCTGGATGCCAAGATCGCCGAGATTGCCGCGGCGCTGGTTGGCAACAGTCCCAATGCCGTGCGTGAAAGCAAGCGGCTGGTGCAGGAGGTTTCGGGCCGGATCATCGACAACGACTTGCTGGCTGATACGGCGGACCGGATTGCCGGGATTCGGGCTTCAGGGGAGGGGAGGGAGGGGGTGAGGGCGTTTTTGGAAAAGAGGGTGGCGTCGTGGCGGGTGGGGTGA
- the bioD gene encoding dethiobiotin synthase codes for MSRPAKFQCFITGTDTGVGKTHASATLLHALGAAGYAAAGMKPVASGSEWRGDHWHNDDVAALRAASSVTVPLAQTCPFLLRTPCSPHLAAAQEGVRITRAPIRHAFDALREQADAVVVEGVGGFHVPLDTGAVRWSTADLAVMLALPVVMVVGIRLGCLNHAVLTAEAIRARGLTLAGWIANRVDPDVLLAEENIATLHQALDAPCLGELPWQVAPADAAARLDLAPLLAQTARSSQYQSEAHDLAA; via the coding sequence ATGAGCCGGCCTGCGAAGTTCCAGTGCTTCATCACCGGCACCGATACCGGCGTGGGCAAGACCCACGCGAGCGCCACGCTGCTGCACGCGCTGGGCGCGGCGGGCTATGCCGCGGCCGGCATGAAGCCGGTGGCCAGCGGCAGCGAATGGCGCGGCGACCACTGGCACAACGATGACGTGGCCGCGCTGCGAGCCGCCAGCTCGGTCACGGTGCCGCTGGCGCAGACCTGTCCGTTCCTGCTGCGTACACCATGTTCGCCACACCTGGCTGCGGCGCAGGAAGGCGTGCGCATCACGCGCGCGCCGATCCGCCATGCCTTCGACGCGCTGCGCGAGCAGGCCGATGCCGTGGTCGTCGAAGGCGTCGGCGGTTTCCATGTGCCGCTCGATACCGGCGCGGTGCGCTGGAGCACGGCGGACCTTGCCGTGATGCTGGCGCTGCCGGTGGTGATGGTGGTGGGCATCCGCCTGGGCTGCCTGAACCACGCCGTGCTGACCGCCGAGGCCATCCGCGCGCGCGGGCTCACGCTGGCCGGCTGGATCGCCAACCGCGTCGACCCCGACGTGCTGCTGGCCGAAGAGAACATCGCGACGCTGCACCAGGCGCTCGACGCGCCGTGCCTGGGCGAGCTGCCCTGGCAAGTGGCGCCGGCCGATGCCGCCGCGCGCCTCGACCTTGCGCCGCTGCTGGCCCAGACTGCCCGATCTAGCCAATACCAGTCCGAGGCCCACGACCTCGCTGCATAA
- a CDS encoding glyoxylate/hydroxypyruvate reductase A, protein MKLQLYVPDGRYEPWIEGFAQALPEAECIKWEDSQGESADYAVVWRPPVEMLRGRTDLKAVFNLGAGVDGILRLRDQDPDALPAGMPIVRLDDAGMAAQMAEYVTYAVLRYFRRLDDYAAQQQAGNWKFLKPHRRADFTIGVMGVGTLGTHIAQTLAGFGFPVRGWSRTARAVEGVVGFHGDAGRAPFLSGLRVLVNVLPLTPQTENILNGELFGKLAKGAYVINVARGQHLVEADLLAAVQAGQLAGATLDVFRTEPLPAEHPFWQEPRITLTPHISALTLREDSIAQIAGKIRALRAGQPIAGVVDLQRGY, encoded by the coding sequence ATGAAGTTGCAGTTGTACGTGCCAGACGGCCGCTATGAACCCTGGATCGAAGGCTTTGCGCAGGCGCTGCCCGAAGCCGAGTGCATCAAGTGGGAGGACAGCCAGGGGGAATCCGCCGACTACGCTGTGGTCTGGCGCCCGCCCGTGGAAATGCTGCGCGGCCGCACCGACCTGAAGGCGGTATTCAACCTTGGCGCCGGCGTGGACGGCATCCTGCGCCTGCGCGACCAGGACCCGGACGCGCTGCCGGCCGGCATGCCGATCGTGCGGCTCGACGATGCGGGGATGGCCGCGCAGATGGCCGAGTACGTCACCTATGCCGTGCTGCGCTATTTCCGCCGGCTGGACGACTACGCCGCCCAGCAGCAGGCGGGCAACTGGAAGTTTCTCAAGCCGCACCGCCGCGCGGACTTCACCATTGGCGTGATGGGTGTCGGCACGCTGGGCACGCATATCGCGCAAACGCTGGCCGGGTTCGGCTTCCCGGTGCGTGGCTGGAGCCGCACCGCGCGCGCCGTCGAGGGCGTGGTGGGCTTTCATGGCGATGCCGGCCGCGCGCCGTTCCTGAGTGGCCTGCGCGTGCTGGTCAATGTCCTGCCGCTGACGCCGCAGACCGAAAACATCCTGAACGGCGAACTGTTCGGCAAGCTCGCGAAGGGCGCCTACGTGATCAATGTCGCGCGCGGCCAGCACCTGGTCGAAGCGGACCTGCTGGCGGCCGTGCAGGCCGGCCAGCTTGCCGGCGCGACGCTTGATGTCTTCCGTACCGAGCCGCTGCCCGCGGAGCACCCGTTCTGGCAGGAGCCGCGCATCACCCTCACGCCGCATATCTCGGCACTGACGCTGCGCGAGGACAGCATCGCGCAGATCGCTGGCAAGATCCGCGCGCTGCGGGCCGGCCAGCCGATCGCGGGCGTGGTCGACCTGCAGCGCGGCTACTGA
- a CDS encoding thioesterase family protein — MSPELRPGLEFSWQYVVPRKATVPSLYDDIPMCTEMPDVLATGYMVGIMECACLQALREHLDWPREQTLGTLVSFTHLAATPPGMTITVKGRLVEVHGRRLRFEVSAWDGEDKITEGVHERHVIDAARFNQKIAAKAARAAG; from the coding sequence ATGAGCCCCGAACTGCGGCCCGGTCTTGAATTCTCGTGGCAGTACGTAGTACCGCGCAAGGCCACCGTGCCAAGCCTCTACGACGACATCCCGATGTGTACCGAGATGCCGGACGTGCTGGCCACCGGGTACATGGTCGGCATCATGGAGTGCGCCTGCCTGCAGGCACTGCGCGAGCACCTGGACTGGCCGCGCGAGCAGACGCTCGGCACGCTGGTCAGCTTTACGCACCTCGCCGCCACGCCGCCGGGCATGACCATCACGGTCAAGGGCCGGCTGGTGGAGGTGCACGGGCGCAGGCTGCGCTTTGAAGTCAGCGCCTGGGATGGCGAGGACAAGATCACCGAGGGCGTGCACGAGCGCCACGTGATCGATGCCGCGCGCTTCAACCAGAAGATCGCCGCCAAGGCTGCCCGGGCGGCCGGCTGA